The following coding sequences lie in one Polynucleobacter sp. HIN7 genomic window:
- the alaS gene encoding alanine--tRNA ligase — protein sequence MKVSEIRQAFLDYFASKGHQIVASSPVVPGDDPTLLFTNAGMNQFKDVFLGFDKRPYQRATTAQKCIRAGGKHNDLDNVGYTARHHTFFEMLGNFSFGDYFKEDAIQFAWELLTQVFKLPKDKLWVTVYAEDDEAYDIWEKKIGVPKERIVRIGDNKGARYASDNFWMMGDTGPCGPCTEIFYDHGPEIAGGPPGSPDEDGDRFIEIWNNVFMQFNRDEAGEMHPLPKPSVDTGMGLERIAAVLQHVHSNYEIDLFVHLLQAAKDAVDRAGANGCDLNSPSLKVIADHIRACSFIVVDGVIPGNAGRGYVLRRIARRAIRHGYKLGARQAFFHQLVPALVAEMGDAYPELRQAQARVMDVLKQEEERFFQTIANGMEILESALQNNQSVLDGETAFRLHDTFGFPLDLTADVCRERGVSVDSAGFEAAMQRQRDQARAAGKFKMAQGLDYRGEPTQFLGYEQVLIENARITALYRDGSPVDSIRPGESAVVVLNRTPFYAESGGQVGDRGELRTEQSQFIVADTFKIQADVFGHQGELQEGELRVGDMVEARVDTSLRAKTMRNHSATHLLHKALREVLGDHVQQKGSLVDADKTRFDFTHTAPLTKAEITRIEQMVNHEILTNTATAANVMALEDAQKTGAMMLFGEKYGERVRVLEIGSSKELCGGTHVKRTGDIGSFKIVSEGGVAAGIRRVEAVTGTNVMDFVQGLESKIQEAAQLLKTAPHDLPQRVSQLQDQLRHLERELERVNAKLAASQGDDLVNQAKDLQGIKVLAAQLDSADTKVLRDTMDALKAKLKSAAIVLASVQDGKVSLIAGVTSDATNRIKAGELVNFVAQQVGGKGGGKPEMAMAGGSDPSGLSKALAAVDAWVAERI from the coding sequence ATGAAAGTCTCCGAAATCCGCCAAGCCTTCCTTGATTATTTTGCCTCCAAGGGTCACCAAATCGTGGCTTCAAGCCCCGTGGTTCCTGGTGATGATCCCACCTTGCTATTTACGAATGCCGGGATGAATCAGTTTAAAGATGTCTTTTTGGGATTTGATAAGCGGCCATATCAACGCGCAACTACGGCTCAGAAATGCATTCGGGCTGGCGGTAAACATAATGACCTTGATAACGTTGGGTATACCGCTCGTCACCATACCTTCTTTGAGATGCTTGGTAATTTCTCGTTTGGGGATTACTTTAAAGAGGATGCAATTCAATTTGCTTGGGAGCTCCTAACCCAAGTTTTCAAATTACCCAAAGATAAGTTATGGGTCACCGTCTATGCCGAGGACGATGAAGCCTACGATATTTGGGAGAAAAAAATTGGTGTACCGAAAGAGCGTATTGTGCGCATTGGCGATAACAAGGGTGCGCGGTACGCCTCCGATAACTTTTGGATGATGGGTGACACCGGGCCCTGTGGACCGTGTACTGAAATCTTTTATGACCATGGTCCAGAAATTGCTGGCGGCCCTCCGGGCAGTCCCGATGAAGATGGTGATCGTTTCATTGAGATCTGGAATAACGTCTTCATGCAATTTAATCGCGATGAGGCTGGCGAGATGCATCCCTTGCCCAAGCCCAGCGTCGATACCGGTATGGGCTTGGAGCGAATTGCTGCTGTTTTGCAACACGTGCACTCCAACTATGAAATCGATTTATTTGTCCATCTTCTGCAAGCAGCAAAAGACGCGGTTGATCGTGCTGGGGCTAATGGTTGTGATTTAAACAGCCCATCGCTGAAAGTCATAGCGGATCATATTCGTGCCTGTAGTTTTATTGTGGTCGATGGAGTCATTCCTGGAAATGCAGGGCGCGGTTATGTATTGCGGCGCATTGCGCGACGCGCCATCCGTCATGGGTATAAGTTGGGTGCACGGCAGGCTTTCTTTCATCAGCTAGTGCCCGCCTTGGTCGCTGAAATGGGTGATGCATATCCTGAGCTGCGCCAAGCGCAAGCGCGGGTCATGGATGTGCTTAAGCAAGAAGAGGAACGTTTTTTCCAGACCATTGCCAATGGCATGGAGATCCTAGAATCTGCGCTTCAAAATAATCAATCTGTTCTAGATGGAGAAACCGCGTTTCGTCTGCATGATACGTTTGGATTCCCTCTCGATCTCACCGCCGATGTCTGTCGTGAGCGCGGAGTCAGTGTCGATTCAGCTGGCTTTGAGGCGGCGATGCAACGCCAACGTGATCAAGCACGGGCTGCCGGTAAATTTAAGATGGCACAGGGCTTGGATTACCGGGGCGAGCCTACCCAGTTCTTAGGCTACGAGCAAGTGTTGATTGAGAATGCTCGCATCACCGCTTTGTATCGTGATGGCAGCCCCGTCGACTCGATTCGGCCCGGTGAAAGTGCAGTCGTGGTTCTGAATCGCACCCCGTTTTATGCAGAGTCTGGTGGTCAAGTCGGCGATCGTGGCGAGTTACGAACTGAGCAATCGCAATTCATCGTGGCGGACACTTTTAAGATTCAGGCCGATGTCTTTGGACATCAAGGTGAACTTCAAGAGGGCGAGTTAAGGGTTGGGGATATGGTTGAGGCGCGCGTGGATACAAGCTTGCGTGCTAAGACGATGCGCAATCATAGCGCCACGCATTTGCTACACAAAGCCTTGCGCGAAGTCCTTGGCGATCATGTGCAACAGAAGGGTTCCTTAGTCGATGCCGACAAGACTCGATTCGATTTCACCCACACTGCACCCTTGACGAAGGCTGAAATTACTCGGATTGAGCAAATGGTCAATCATGAGATTTTGACCAACACTGCAACTGCTGCCAATGTGATGGCTTTGGAGGATGCGCAAAAGACCGGAGCCATGATGCTATTTGGCGAGAAGTATGGTGAGCGTGTGCGTGTACTTGAAATTGGATCTTCTAAAGAGTTATGCGGTGGAACCCATGTCAAGCGAACGGGTGATATTGGTAGTTTTAAGATCGTCTCTGAGGGTGGAGTGGCTGCTGGTATTCGTCGGGTTGAAGCGGTGACCGGCACGAATGTGATGGATTTTGTTCAAGGGCTTGAGTCGAAGATCCAAGAGGCGGCCCAGTTGTTAAAGACGGCTCCTCATGATCTGCCGCAACGCGTTAGTCAATTGCAAGATCAACTCAGACATCTTGAGCGTGAGCTCGAGCGCGTAAATGCAAAATTAGCTGCGAGCCAAGGCGATGATTTAGTCAATCAAGCAAAAGATCTGCAAGGCATCAAAGTGTTGGCAGCTCAATTAGATTCGGCTGATACGAAAGTATTGCGAGACACGATGGATGCTCTGAAGGCCAAATTAAAGTCAGCCGCGATTGTTTTGGCATCCGTTCAAGACGGCAAGGTAAGTCTCATTGCTGGGGTGACCAGTGATGCGACCAATCGGATCAAAGCGGGTGAGCTCGTCAATTTTGTGGCTCAACAAGTGGGCGGCAAAGGTGGCGGCAAGCCCGAAATGGCGATGGCTGGTGGTAGCGATCCAAGCGGTTTAAGCAAAGCGCTCGCTGCCGTTGATGCTTGGGTTGCCGAGCGGATTTAG
- a CDS encoding tripartite tricarboxylate transporter TctB family protein encodes MNIRNKKDFGAGIMYMVIGLFFTIIATGYKMGTAAKMGPGYFPFWLGVLMTALGLFITIRSFSKKADPEEMPPWNWKIVLWITGSVVLYGLLLPILGFVITIIILVVVSASVSHEFGWKGAVLNAVALAAFSYLAFIFGLGLQFPIMPVFLE; translated from the coding sequence TTGAACATTCGCAATAAAAAGGATTTTGGCGCTGGGATCATGTATATGGTCATCGGCCTATTCTTTACCATTATTGCCACTGGCTACAAAATGGGCACCGCTGCCAAGATGGGTCCAGGTTATTTTCCATTTTGGCTGGGTGTGTTGATGACCGCTCTCGGTTTGTTCATCACAATTCGGTCATTCTCCAAAAAGGCCGATCCTGAAGAGATGCCACCCTGGAACTGGAAGATTGTTTTATGGATTACCGGATCGGTTGTCTTATATGGTTTGTTACTGCCTATCTTGGGTTTTGTAATTACGATCATTATTTTGGTGGTTGTTTCAGCAAGCGTTAGCCATGAGTTTGGCTGGAAAGGTGCAGTTCTAAATGCTGTTGCGCTTGCAGCCTTTAGCTATCTTGCATTCATTTTCGGCCTTGGATTGCAGTTTCCCATCATGCCGGTATTTTTAGAATAA
- a CDS encoding tripartite tricarboxylate transporter permease translates to MELLNNLSLGFETAFTVQNLFYCFLGCLLGTLIGVLPGLGPVATIAMLLPATYALPPTPALIMLAGIYYGSQYGGSTTAILLNIPGETSSVVTAIDGYQMAKRGRGGVALFTAGMGSFFAGCVATLILAGFAAPLAEVAFKFGPAEYFSLMVLGLIGAVVLASGSLIKAVGMILLGLLLGLIGTDVNSGVARYSFDIPQLTDGIGFVSVAMGVFGFAEIMVNLERKGAGESFLNKVTSLIPSWNDVKRMTPSILRGTTIGSMLGILPGGGAALAAFGAYSVEKKSSKHSEEFGKGAIEGVAGPEAANNAASQTSFIPLLTLGIPPNAVMALMVGAMTIHNIQPGPQVMASNPTLFWGLIASMWIGNVMLILLNLPLISVWVSLLKIPYRFLYPAILVFCCIGVYSVNNSIFDVYVTAAFGVIGYMFVKFGCEPAPLLLGFVLGPMMEENFRRALLLSRGDFTTFVTRPLSLSLLIAALLLLIVVTLPAVKKSREKVFVDEQ, encoded by the coding sequence ATGGAATTACTAAATAATCTTTCTTTAGGATTTGAGACCGCATTTACGGTCCAGAATTTGTTCTATTGTTTTCTGGGCTGTTTATTAGGAACCTTAATTGGGGTATTGCCAGGCTTGGGCCCCGTGGCAACGATTGCCATGCTCTTGCCAGCGACATACGCTCTTCCCCCCACTCCCGCACTCATTATGTTGGCCGGTATTTACTACGGTTCTCAATACGGGGGCTCGACCACGGCGATCTTACTGAATATTCCCGGGGAAACGTCCTCGGTGGTAACGGCAATTGACGGCTACCAAATGGCCAAACGCGGTCGTGGAGGCGTTGCATTATTTACTGCCGGAATGGGCTCATTCTTTGCTGGTTGTGTGGCAACTTTAATTTTGGCAGGCTTTGCCGCCCCATTGGCTGAAGTAGCCTTTAAGTTTGGTCCTGCCGAATACTTTTCTCTGATGGTCTTGGGTTTGATTGGTGCCGTGGTTTTGGCATCCGGGTCACTCATCAAAGCGGTTGGCATGATTTTGCTGGGACTACTACTCGGCCTCATCGGTACCGACGTGAACTCAGGCGTTGCCCGTTACTCTTTTGACATCCCTCAATTGACTGATGGTATCGGGTTTGTGTCAGTCGCCATGGGTGTGTTTGGCTTTGCTGAGATCATGGTGAACTTGGAGCGTAAAGGTGCCGGCGAGTCCTTCCTTAACAAGGTCACTTCGCTGATTCCAAGTTGGAATGACGTGAAGCGGATGACCCCGTCTATTTTGCGTGGAACCACGATTGGTTCGATGTTAGGAATCTTGCCAGGCGGCGGCGCTGCCCTTGCCGCTTTTGGTGCCTACTCAGTCGAGAAAAAGAGCTCCAAACATTCCGAAGAGTTTGGTAAAGGCGCCATTGAGGGTGTTGCTGGTCCAGAAGCTGCAAACAATGCGGCCTCGCAAACCTCATTTATTCCCCTGTTAACCCTTGGTATTCCGCCCAATGCAGTGATGGCATTGATGGTAGGTGCGATGACCATTCACAATATTCAGCCTGGACCCCAGGTAATGGCAAGCAATCCCACCCTATTCTGGGGCTTGATTGCCTCGATGTGGATTGGTAACGTGATGCTGATTTTGCTGAACTTACCCTTAATTAGCGTTTGGGTTAGTCTCCTCAAGATTCCATACCGCTTCCTGTATCCCGCCATTTTGGTGTTCTGCTGTATTGGTGTGTATAGCGTGAACAACTCTATTTTTGATGTGTACGTCACTGCGGCATTCGGTGTGATTGGCTATATGTTTGTGAAGTTTGGCTGCGAGCCAGCGCCATTACTGTTGGGCTTTGTATTGGGTCCAATGATGGAAGAAAACTTCCGTCGTGCACTCCTCCTCTCAAGGGGTGATTTCACAACCTTTGTCACTCGCCCACTCTCCTTGAGTCTGCTCATTGCTGCGCTCCTACTACTGATTGTGGTTACTTTGCCTGCCGTGAAGAAGAGTCGCGAAAAAGTGTTTGTGGACGAACAATAA
- a CDS encoding glutamine--tRNA ligase/YqeY domain fusion protein, protein MSTPSANPVEPSNFLRQIIDHDLAKGIYANRVDANGKPLPAVVTRFPPEPNGYLHIGHAKSICLNYGLAKDYDSLPSGGRCHMRLDDTNPTKEDVEYVDSILDAVRWLGFDWHHQGHEHLYYASDYFERLYEFAQILMRHGKAYVDSQSAEEIHRHRGNFSTPGVNSPYRDRSADENIALLEKMRAGEFPDGSHVVRLKIDMTHPNIVMRDPVIYRIRHAHHHRTGDQWCIYPLYDFTHCISDALENVSHSICTLEFENNRPLYDWILNSLKECGVFKGPLPHQYEFARLNLTYTITSKRKLLQLVEEQRVDGWDDPRMPTIAGIRRRGYTPESIRLFCERIGVSKADSWIDMSVLEQALRDDLDARAPRASAVLDPLKLVIENYEVGAKEPCSAPKHPHHPEWGKREFHFGRELWIEADDFQMNPEKGFFRLFPPKDGGAGGRVRLRHGFVIECTGVKLDDQGKVTEVHARYFPDSKSGTPDSNNYKVKGNIHWINAAEALPVEVRLYEHLFTDPHPDSGDNDFLSFINPDSKKVIQAYVEPSMQSAEPEDRFQFERHGYFVVDRKDSAPGKLVFNRSVGLKDGWK, encoded by the coding sequence ATGTCCACGCCATCTGCAAACCCAGTCGAACCATCTAATTTCTTACGGCAAATCATTGATCATGATTTAGCTAAGGGTATTTATGCCAATCGCGTTGATGCAAATGGCAAGCCTTTGCCAGCTGTTGTCACTCGCTTTCCGCCCGAGCCAAATGGGTACCTGCATATTGGCCATGCCAAAAGTATTTGCCTCAACTATGGCCTAGCGAAAGACTATGATTCCCTGCCTTCAGGTGGTCGTTGCCATATGCGACTTGACGATACCAATCCAACTAAAGAGGATGTGGAATATGTCGATAGCATTTTAGATGCAGTGCGTTGGTTGGGATTTGATTGGCACCATCAGGGCCATGAGCATTTGTATTACGCCAGCGATTACTTTGAACGTCTCTATGAGTTTGCGCAAATCTTGATGCGTCATGGCAAAGCCTATGTCGATAGTCAAAGCGCGGAGGAAATTCATCGTCATCGCGGTAATTTTTCGACACCGGGTGTCAATAGTCCCTATCGAGATCGATCGGCCGATGAGAACATTGCACTTTTGGAAAAAATGCGTGCTGGCGAGTTCCCCGATGGTAGCCATGTGGTGCGTCTAAAGATTGATATGACTCACCCCAATATCGTGATGCGTGATCCGGTCATTTATCGTATTCGTCATGCTCATCATCACCGCACTGGCGATCAGTGGTGTATTTATCCTTTATATGACTTTACCCACTGTATTTCAGATGCTCTTGAAAACGTATCGCACTCGATTTGCACCCTCGAGTTTGAAAACAACCGTCCGCTGTATGACTGGATTCTCAACAGTCTGAAAGAGTGCGGGGTTTTTAAAGGCCCTTTACCCCATCAATACGAATTTGCCAGACTCAATCTCACTTACACCATTACGAGTAAACGCAAACTCCTGCAACTCGTTGAGGAGCAACGCGTCGACGGCTGGGACGATCCTCGTATGCCAACCATCGCCGGAATCCGCCGCCGTGGTTACACACCAGAGAGCATTCGTTTATTTTGTGAACGGATTGGCGTATCCAAAGCCGATAGCTGGATTGATATGAGTGTTCTTGAGCAAGCTCTACGCGATGATTTGGATGCACGCGCCCCTCGCGCCAGCGCAGTACTAGATCCGCTCAAGCTTGTGATTGAAAACTATGAAGTTGGTGCAAAAGAACCGTGTTCTGCCCCCAAGCATCCGCACCATCCGGAATGGGGCAAGCGCGAGTTTCATTTTGGACGTGAGCTTTGGATTGAGGCCGATGATTTTCAGATGAATCCTGAAAAAGGATTTTTCCGTCTGTTCCCACCCAAAGATGGAGGGGCCGGTGGGCGTGTACGCTTACGTCATGGCTTTGTCATCGAGTGCACCGGTGTCAAACTCGATGACCAGGGCAAAGTCACTGAGGTTCATGCGCGCTATTTTCCTGATAGTAAAAGTGGCACACCCGACTCTAACAATTACAAGGTAAAGGGCAACATCCACTGGATTAATGCTGCAGAAGCCTTACCTGTTGAGGTTCGTCTATATGAGCATTTATTTACCGATCCACACCCGGATAGCGGTGACAATGACTTTCTGAGCTTTATTAATCCGGATTCCAAAAAGGTGATTCAAGCCTATGTGGAACCCAGTATGCAGAGCGCCGAGCCAGAAGATCGTTTTCAATTTGAGCGCCACGGCTACTTTGTGGTTGATCGTAAAGATAGCGCCCCAGGAAAGTTAGTCTTTAATCGCAGCGTTGGTCTGAAAGACGGCTGGAAATAA